One genomic region from Myripristis murdjan chromosome 7, fMyrMur1.1, whole genome shotgun sequence encodes:
- the apex2 gene encoding DNA-(apurinic or apyrimidinic site) endonuclease 2 — MKIVTWNINGIRTFRGGIQKALDCLDADIVCFQETKVTRDLLDERTAIVDGYSSYFSFSRGRSGYSGVATYCKDSATPFAAEEGLTGLLTTHDDKVGCYGDLTEFSDEELQLLDNEGRAVITQHRIMCQDQMQTVTVVNVYCPRADPEKPERKQFKLRFYKVLQHRAESLLKAGSHVIVLGDVNTSHRPIDHCDPNDIDVFEENPGRKWLNGFLHHDASEKTNEEGFDEECDVTSTEPHSGKFVDIFRYFHPTRTSAFTCWSTLTGARQTNYGTRIDYIFADYLLATEYFEAADLMPEVEGSDHCPVWGKLSCSLLPSPKLPPLCTRHLPEFTGKQQKLSRFLVKVDQKSMDVLPGSQEAEERRENVNPLGVGNISGKKRTLTVESAAPKGKKTKTTKTTSKPQGSLLSFFKPKLTNGVPSMETPVSHKDEVTSSPYFQKECTAKQEVSSVTGRDTEAAEGVYDGSSKATQDSENLMETKCERLTPKPTVEASDPKKGASSVFWKSVLHGPPPPPPCKVHGEPCVLRTVKKEGPNLGRQFFVCARPQGHTSNPEARCNFFAWVDKGK, encoded by the exons ATGAAGATTGTCACGTGGAATATAAACGGTATACGGACTTTCAGAGGAGGCATTCAGAAAGCCCTCGACTGTCTGGACGcagatattgtttgttttcaagagACAAAAGTGACAA GAGACTTGCTGGATGAAAGAACTGCCATTGTTGACGGCTACAGCTCCTATTTCAGCTTCAGCCGTGGACGCAGCGGCTACTCAG GGGTTGCCACTTACTGTAAAGACAGTGCCACTCCGTTTGCTGCTGAGGAGGGTCTCACAGGCCTGCTGACCACCCATGATGACAAAGTTGGATGCTATGGGGACCTTACTGAGTTTTCTGATGAGGAGTTGCAGCTTTTGGACAATGAAGGACGAGCTGTTATTACCCAACACAGAATCAT GTGTCAGGACCAAATGCAAACGGTTACAGTAGTCAATGTATACTGTCCACGGGCTGACCCTGAAAAGCCTGAGCGAAAACAGTTCAAACTGCGGTTCTACAAGGTGCTGCAGCATCGGGCAGAATCCTTACTGAAAGCCGGGAG CCATGTGATCGTTTTAGGAGATGTGAATACATCTCACCGACCAATTGACCACTGTGATCCCAATGATATT GATGTTTTTGAGGAAAACCCTGGAAGGAAATGGCTGAATGGCTTTTTGCACCATGACGCCAGTGAAAAAACGAATGAGGAGGGATTTGATGAAGAATGTGACGTAACCTCAACTGAACCTCACAGTGGAAAATTTGTCGATATCTTTCGCTACTTTCATCCAACTCGCACCAGTGCCTTCACATGCTGGTCCACTCTCACCGGAGCCCGGCAGACCAACTATGGCACGCGAATTGACTATATATTTGCTGACTACCTGTTGGCCACAGAGTATTTTGAGGCAGCAGATCTCATGCCAGAGGTAGAGGGGTCCGATCACTGTCCCGTGTGGGGGAAActcagctgctctctcctgcCCAGCCCTAAGCTTCCTCCCCTCTGTACTCGCCATCTGCCAGAGTTTACTGGCAAGCAGCAGAAGCTCTCCCGGTTCCTTGTTAAGGTGGACCAAAAGTCCATGGATGTGTTACCTGGATCTCAAGAGGCTGAAGAGAGGCGAGAGAATGTGAACCCCCTTGGAGTGGGAAACATCTCTGGAAAGAAAAGGACATTGACAGTAGAGTCTGCTGCTCCAAAGGGGAAAAAGACTAAGACAACAAAGACTACCTCAAAGCCACAGGGCagcctcctttccttttttaaacCCAAGCTCACAAATGGGGTGCCATCTATGGAAACTCCTGTCAGTCATAAGGATGAAGTGACCTCATCGCCGTACTTCCAAAAAGAGTGCACAGCTAAACAAGAAGTCTCCTCAGTGACAGGCAGGGACACAGAGGCTGCTGAGGGTGTCTATGATGGCTCCAGCAAAGCCACACAGGACAGTGAAAATCTGATGGAGACAAAATGTGAACGGTTAACCCCAAAGCCCACTGTGGAAGCCTCAGATCCCAAGAAGGGGGCATCGTCAGTGTTTTGGAAATCCGTGCTTCATGGAccgcccccaccacccccatgTAAAGTTCATGGGGAACCCTGTGTTCTTCGTACTGTCAAAAAGGAGGGCCCCAACTTGGGCCGACAGTTCTTCGTGTGCGCTCGTCCTCAGGGGCACACCTCCAATCCTGAGGCTCGCTGTAATTTCTTTGCCTGGGTTGACAAGGGgaaataa
- the LOC115361535 gene encoding sodium-coupled neutral amino acid transporter 3-like, translating to MELQKMNGHSRDDGFDGLDSMAERDEFLPHKSGGKKEIHFTDFEGKTSFGMSIFNLSNAIMGSGILGLAFAMSNTGIILFLILLVFIAILSSYSIHLLLKSAGVVGIRAYEQLGKRAFGHPGKMLAACIITVHNIGAMSSYLFIVKSELPLVIQTFLGKQENTGEWFLEGNYLIMIVSAAIILPLALMKQLGYLGYTSGFSLSCMVFFLISVIYKKFNILCPLGEEYHNVTEPAEDFTSSNGTDEFCEAKMFTINSQTAYTIPILAFAFVCHPEVLPIYTELRDATKKRMQTVANISILAMFVMYLLTALFGYLTFYAAVEPELLHTYSRVDPLDTLILCVRLAVLVAVTLTVPVVLFPIRRAVLQILFPEKPFHWARHISIAICLIFIVNLLVIFVPSIRDIFGLIGATSAPSLIFILPGIFYIRIIPEEQEPLLSRPKIQAACFAALGFIFMVMSLSFIIIDWVTGEARSGGGH from the exons ATGGAGCTTCAGAAGATGAATGGGCACAGCAGGGATGATGG GTTTGATGGGCTGGACTCTATGGCTGAGCGCGATGAGTTTCTCCCACATAAAAGCGGTGGCAAGAAGGAAATTCATTTTACAGAT TTTGAGGGGAAAACGTCGTTTGGAATGTCCATCTTTAACCTCAGTAACGCCATAATGGGCAGTGGAATTCTGGGACTGGCTTTCGCGATGTCCAACACCGGAATCATACTTTTTCT CATCCTGTTGGTGTTCATTGCCATTCTGTCCTCATATTCTATCCATCTCCTGCTGAAAAGTGCTGGAGTGGTGG GCATCCGGGCCTACGAGCAGCTTGGGAAACGAGCCTTCGGCCATCCAGGCAAAATGCTGGCTGCCTGTATCATCACAGTACACAACATTGGAG CGATGTCCAGCTACCTCTTCATCGTTAAGTCGGAGCTCCCATTGGTCATTCAGACTTTCCTTGGTAAACAGGAAAACACCGG AGAGTGGTTCTTGGAGGGAAACTACTTGATCATGATTGTTAGCGCTGCCATCATCCTCCCACTAGCACTCATGAAACAGCTtg GCTACCTGGGCTATACAAGTggcttctccctctcctgcatGGTGTTTTTCCTAATTTCG GTTATCTACAAAAAATTCAACATTCTCTGTCCACTGGGTGAGGAGTATCACAATGTGACTGAACCTGCTGAAGACTTCACTTCCAGTAACGGGACAGATGAGTTCTGTGAGGCCAAGATGTTCACCATCAACTCACAG ACAGCGTACACCATCCCAATCTTGgcctttgcttttgtttgtcaCCCTGAGGTGCTCCCTATCTACACCGAGCTGCGAGA TGCTACCAAGAAACGCATGCAGACCGTCGCCAACATCTCCATCCTGGCCATGTTTGTCATGTACCTGCTAACTGCTCTTTTTGGTTACCTCACCTTTTACG CTGCTGTTGAGCCGGAGCTGCTGCACACCTACAGTCGGGTGGACCCCTTGGATACACTGATCCTGTGTGTGCGTTTGGCTGTGCTGGTGGCCGTCACTCTGACTGTCCCCGTGGTTCTGTTCCCG aTCCGCAGGGCCGTGCTCCAGATCCTGTTCCCTGAGAAGCCCTTCCACTGGGCCAGACACATCTCCATCGCAATTTGTCTCATCTTCATTGTCAACCTGCTTGTTATCTTCGTGCCCTCTATCCGAGACATCTTTGGCCTCATTG GAGCCACATCTGCCCCCAGCCTTATCTTCATCCTTCCTGGAATCTTCTACATCCGGATCATTCCTGAGGAACAAGAGCCTTTGCTCTCCAGACCCAAGATTCAG GCTGCATGCTTCGCTGCACTGGGGTTCATCTTTATGGTGATGAGTTTGTCATTTATCATCATTGACTGGGTGACCGGCGAGGCTCGTAGCGGCGGCGGGCACTAA
- the wasb gene encoding WASP actin nucleation promoting factor b isoform X1, whose translation MSRGSKTKTESAHSPLLSLQENERVEELLGRRCASMATAVAQLFMALPHSPSNWSLQHTGVVCFVKDNPQRSYFIRMFDVKAGKQVWEQELYNQIVYSAPLPYFHTFVADECQVGLNFADSQEAQAFQNAVEEKINQRNNRQERKQRPLPSNDRSVLSPPPHGKASVSPVSPSMATIDIQNPDIQPSRYRTVLSPGSSAVSNKGKKDKKSKKKGPKLSKADIGAPSGFKHVTHVGWDPNNLDPDLLKLLSCAGIGEAEMRDEETSQLIYNIIEQSGGMEAVKKEVNRGVGAPPQPPPSRLGPLPPVPGPASSAPAPPPSRGGRSGPLPPVPGQPQQGSPSRPPPARGPLPPPPSNRGGPPPPPPPHSGPSPPSKSSILPPPPPVSSHAPPPPPPPASGPQRSAATLPTPPAASRGGPAPPPPPPPPPPPPPPISDIPQAPPSCPTTPSPLSHGGGGGGGDGRGALLDQIRLGKKLRNVTECPDPSPPPQSEAGEGIVGALMMVMQKRSKVIHSSDEGEDDGGDDDDDDDEWDD comes from the exons ATGAGCCGAGGATCCAAAACTAAAACGGAGAGCGCCCACAGCCCTCTGCTGAGCCTACAGGAGAATGAGAGGGTAGAGGAGCTGCTGGGCAGAAGGTGTGCT tccATGGCCACCGCAGTAGCACAGCTCTTCATGGCCCTGCCTCACAGTCCATCCAATTGGAGTCTGCAGCACACTGGAGTGGTCTGCTTTGTCAAGGACAACCCTCAGCGCTCCTATTTCATACGGATGTTTGACGTAAAG gcaGGGAAGCAGGTGTGGGAGCAGGAACTCTACAACCAAATTGTTTACTCTGCTCCTCTGCCATACTTTCATACTTTTGTTGCAGAT GAATGTCAAGTGGGGCTGAACTTCGCTGACAGTCAGGAAGCTCAAGCCTTTCAAAatgcagtggaggaaaaaattAACCAAAGAAACAACCGTCAAG agaggaaacagcGACCTCTGCCGTCTAATG ACAGAAGTGTCCTATCGCCCCCACCACATGGCAAAG CGTCTGTTAGCCCTGTTTCCCCCTCCATGGCCACAATTGACATCCAGAACCCAGACATCCAGCCCTCCCGCTACCGCACCGTGTTGTCGCCAGGGAGTTCAGCTGTGAGCAACAAGGGAAAGAAGGACAAGAAGAGCAAGAAAAAGGGCCCCAAGCTCTCCAAAGCAGACATAGGGGCACCGAGTGGTTTTAA GCATGTTACTCATGTTGGTTGGGACCCCAACAACCTCGACCCCGAtctgctgaagctgctgtcCTGCGCCGGGATCGGTGAAGCTGAGATGAGGGATGAGGAGACCTCCCAGCTCATCTACAACATCATCGAGCAGTCTGGAGGCATGGAGGCGGTCAAAAAGGAAGTGAACAGAGGAG TTGGTGCACCTCCACAGCCTCCTCCTAGTAGACTAGGTCCTCTTCCACCTGTGCCTGGCcctgcctcctctgctcctgcccCTCCGCCTTCACGAGGAGGCCGCTCGGGTCCCCTGCCCCCTGTCCCTGGGCAGCCACAGCAAGGGAGCCCCTCACGCCCACCTCCAGCACGTGGACcccttcctccacctccctcaAATCGTGGCGGACCTCCCCCACCACCGCCGCCACACTCTGGGCCCTCTCCTCCCTCTAAGTCCTCTATattaccaccaccacccccagtGTCCTCCCAcgcacctcctccccctcctccacctgcctCTGGTCCTCAGCGCTCTGCGGCCACACTACCTACCCCTCCCGCTGCCAGCAGGGGAGgccctgcacctccacctcctccccctccacctcctcctcctccacctcccatcTCAGACATCCCTCAAGCTCCACCCTCTTGCCCGACAACACCCAGTCCTTTATCCCatggaggtgggggaggaggtggagatgggAGAGGGGCCCTGCTAGATCAGATACGACTGGGGAAGAAGCTCAGAAAT GTGACAGAATGTCCTGATCCATCTCCACCTCCACAGTCAGAGGCAGGGGAGGGCATCGTAGGAGCGCTGATGATGGTCATGCAGAAGAGGAGTAAAGTCATCCATTCCTCTG atgaaggtgaagatgacggtggagatgatgacgatgacgacgaTGAATGGGACGACTGA
- the wasb gene encoding WASP actin nucleation promoting factor b isoform X2: MATAVAQLFMALPHSPSNWSLQHTGVVCFVKDNPQRSYFIRMFDVKAGKQVWEQELYNQIVYSAPLPYFHTFVADECQVGLNFADSQEAQAFQNAVEEKINQRNNRQERKQRPLPSNDRSVLSPPPHGKASVSPVSPSMATIDIQNPDIQPSRYRTVLSPGSSAVSNKGKKDKKSKKKGPKLSKADIGAPSGFKHVTHVGWDPNNLDPDLLKLLSCAGIGEAEMRDEETSQLIYNIIEQSGGMEAVKKEVNRGVGAPPQPPPSRLGPLPPVPGPASSAPAPPPSRGGRSGPLPPVPGQPQQGSPSRPPPARGPLPPPPSNRGGPPPPPPPHSGPSPPSKSSILPPPPPVSSHAPPPPPPPASGPQRSAATLPTPPAASRGGPAPPPPPPPPPPPPPPISDIPQAPPSCPTTPSPLSHGGGGGGGDGRGALLDQIRLGKKLRNVTECPDPSPPPQSEAGEGIVGALMMVMQKRSKVIHSSDEGEDDGGDDDDDDDEWDD, from the exons ATGGCCACCGCAGTAGCACAGCTCTTCATGGCCCTGCCTCACAGTCCATCCAATTGGAGTCTGCAGCACACTGGAGTGGTCTGCTTTGTCAAGGACAACCCTCAGCGCTCCTATTTCATACGGATGTTTGACGTAAAG gcaGGGAAGCAGGTGTGGGAGCAGGAACTCTACAACCAAATTGTTTACTCTGCTCCTCTGCCATACTTTCATACTTTTGTTGCAGAT GAATGTCAAGTGGGGCTGAACTTCGCTGACAGTCAGGAAGCTCAAGCCTTTCAAAatgcagtggaggaaaaaattAACCAAAGAAACAACCGTCAAG agaggaaacagcGACCTCTGCCGTCTAATG ACAGAAGTGTCCTATCGCCCCCACCACATGGCAAAG CGTCTGTTAGCCCTGTTTCCCCCTCCATGGCCACAATTGACATCCAGAACCCAGACATCCAGCCCTCCCGCTACCGCACCGTGTTGTCGCCAGGGAGTTCAGCTGTGAGCAACAAGGGAAAGAAGGACAAGAAGAGCAAGAAAAAGGGCCCCAAGCTCTCCAAAGCAGACATAGGGGCACCGAGTGGTTTTAA GCATGTTACTCATGTTGGTTGGGACCCCAACAACCTCGACCCCGAtctgctgaagctgctgtcCTGCGCCGGGATCGGTGAAGCTGAGATGAGGGATGAGGAGACCTCCCAGCTCATCTACAACATCATCGAGCAGTCTGGAGGCATGGAGGCGGTCAAAAAGGAAGTGAACAGAGGAG TTGGTGCACCTCCACAGCCTCCTCCTAGTAGACTAGGTCCTCTTCCACCTGTGCCTGGCcctgcctcctctgctcctgcccCTCCGCCTTCACGAGGAGGCCGCTCGGGTCCCCTGCCCCCTGTCCCTGGGCAGCCACAGCAAGGGAGCCCCTCACGCCCACCTCCAGCACGTGGACcccttcctccacctccctcaAATCGTGGCGGACCTCCCCCACCACCGCCGCCACACTCTGGGCCCTCTCCTCCCTCTAAGTCCTCTATattaccaccaccacccccagtGTCCTCCCAcgcacctcctccccctcctccacctgcctCTGGTCCTCAGCGCTCTGCGGCCACACTACCTACCCCTCCCGCTGCCAGCAGGGGAGgccctgcacctccacctcctccccctccacctcctcctcctccacctcccatcTCAGACATCCCTCAAGCTCCACCCTCTTGCCCGACAACACCCAGTCCTTTATCCCatggaggtgggggaggaggtggagatgggAGAGGGGCCCTGCTAGATCAGATACGACTGGGGAAGAAGCTCAGAAAT GTGACAGAATGTCCTGATCCATCTCCACCTCCACAGTCAGAGGCAGGGGAGGGCATCGTAGGAGCGCTGATGATGGTCATGCAGAAGAGGAGTAAAGTCATCCATTCCTCTG atgaaggtgaagatgacggtggagatgatgacgatgacgacgaTGAATGGGACGACTGA